From one Rhopalosiphum padi isolate XX-2018 chromosome 2, ASM2088224v1, whole genome shotgun sequence genomic stretch:
- the LOC132920294 gene encoding uncharacterized protein LOC132920294: MATTIVLRAVVLGLFVVSSAIADVIHLKNVKPCHKTESQKSNNFGDLASATDSHTNVAFSHPSAFSFGDKSFGLSSTPAPFKYGTQPTPAPFIFRSLQSTPVPFAYSGSSSAPALFSGSTQSSPSSFEFSSVQSTPTPLTYSGPSSAPEDSFKSIATFYSHSTPSTFAIESQSTPTPFVFSDSSSSPVVSVKPFSTFGSQPTPSPLEYSASSSTPENSFKSIATSYSQSTPAPFVVESQSTPLPFAFSGLSSSPEVAVKSFATVGSQFNPSQFTYSQGSAFAQSGGYSAPSPAHEITINREVPVPYYVQIEKRIPYPVLVRVPHPYQVTVEKHVPYAVRVNVDRAVPVPSPYPVEVEKRVPYPVDKPVPYEVRVPVDRPYPVSVPYEKPVPYAVEKPVPYPVRVNVDRPYPVEKPVPYPVAVERPVPYAVEKPVPYPVEKPVPYPVEKRIPYPVKYEVPVNVPVPVQVRVPVNVDRPVPYPVEKKVPYPVAVPYEVKVPVPVQTPAQRFATVHYYQQSPIVVQQGSYKSYASGSTVAPATDNLLYQSSLVSGSRQTESDYAGSDFIKSQYSGSGLAKESGSYSFGSTIAPATDNLHYQSSLVSGSRQTESDYAGSDFIRSQYSGSGLAKESGSYSFGQQSFYGSSTPVPSSTAGYIASSSSPQYESSDFETVARQVSVGGSANVESQQTDNLDVGKK, encoded by the coding sequence AAACCGAATCCCAAAAGTCGAACAACTTTGGCGATCTTGCGTCTGCAACCGATAGTCACACGAATGTGGCTTTCTCCCATCCTTCCGCATTTTCGTTCGGAGACAAGTCATTCGGCCTCTCGTCTACCCCAGCTCCATTTAAATACGGAACTCAACCAACCCCTGCCCCGTTCATATTCAGATCGCTGCAGTCTACACCTGTACCATTCGCGTATAGTGGTTCATCGTCTGCACCAGCTTTGTTCTCGGGTAGTACTCAGTCCTCTCCTTCATCGTTTGAGTTCAGCTCAGTGCAATCTACTCCAACCCCACTAACATACAGTGGTCCATCATCAGCACCAGAGGACTCGTTTAAGTCCATTGCCACGTTCTATTCCCATTCTACTCCTTCCACTTTCGCCATCGAATCCCAGTCCACCCCTACACCATTCGTGTTTAGTGATTCGTCATCTTCTCCAGTAGTTTCAGTTAAGCCTTTCTCCACATTTGGATCCCAGCCCACTCCTTCTCCATTAGAATACAGCGCTTCATCATCCACACCGGAAAACTCGTTTAAGTCCATCGCTACATCCTACTCTCAGTCCACTCCCGCTCCATTCGTGGTCGAGTCTCAGTCCACTCCTTTACCGTTCGCGTTTAGTGGTTTGTCTTCTAGCCCAGAAGTTGCAGTTAAATCCTTTGCCACGGTTGGATCCCAGTTCAATCCTTCTCAGTTCACGTATTCTCAGGGAAGTGCCTTCGCTCAGTCCGGAGGATACTCTGCACCATCTCCAGCTCATGAAATTACCATCAACCGAGAAGTACCAGTACCGTACTACGTCCAGATCGAAAAGCGCATCCCGTATCCAGTATTGGTGCGCGTTCCACATCCATATCAAGTAACTGTTGAGAAACATGTTCCATACGCAGTTCGTGTAAACGTTGACCGAGCTGTGCCCGTTCCGAGCCCGTATCCAGTTGAAGTAGAGAAACGTGTCCCCTATCCGGTTGATAAACCAGTGCCATACGAGGTTCGTGTGCCCGTTGACCGGCCATACCCGGTAAGCGTGCCATATGAAAAACCAGTGCCATACGCGGTCGAGAAACCAGTACCTTATCCAGTTCGTGTTAATGTCGACCGCCCGTATCCAGTCGAAAAACCTGTGCCATACCCTGTTGCCGTCGAACGCCCAGTTCCATATGCTGTTGAGAAACCTGTGCCGTATCCAGTCGAAAAGCCAGTCCCATATCCCGTTGAAAAACGTATCCCGTATCCGGTGAAATACGAGGTGCCAGTTAACGTGCCAGTCCCCGTCCAGGTCAGGGTACCCGTGAACGTCGACAGACCAGTACCGTATCCAGTTGAAAAGAAGGTTCCGTACCCTGTAGCTGTTCCGTACGAGGTTAAGGTCCCAGTACCCGTTCAAACACCAGCTCAACGTTTTGCCACTGTCCATTATTATCAACAGTCACCGATCGTCGTGCAGCAAGGATCGTATAAGTCATATGCTTCCGGATCGACCGTAGCTCCAGCCACTGACAATCTCCTCTACCAATCTTCCTTAGTGTCTGGATCTAGACAGACTGAATCTGATTACGCTGGATCTGACTTTATTAAATCTCAATATTCCGGATCTGGCCTAGCTAAGGAGAGTGGCTCGTATAGTTTCGGATCGACCATAGCTCCAGCCACTGACAATCTCCACTACCAATCTTCCTTAGTGTCTGGATCTAGACAGACTGAATCTGATTACGCTGGATCTGACTTTATCAGATCTCAATATTCCGGATCAGGCCTAGCTAAGGAGAGTGGCTCGTATAGTTTCGGGCAACAGTCTTTCTACGGTTCCTCAACACCTGTCCCGTCATCAACAGCTGGATATATAGCATCATCGTCTTCGCCTCAGTACGAATCGTCCGACTTTGAAACAGTAGCCCGACAAGTTTCTGTTGGAGGATCAGCCAATGTTGAGTCTCAGCAGACCGATAATCTTGATGttgggaaaaaataa